GAAGGTAACCTCTATCCGGTTATCTGGATCGAAGGTGCGTCCTGCACGGGTTGTACCGAGGCTTTCGCTCAGATTGACGAGCCCGATCCCGCTACGGTAGTGCTCGAGCTCATTTCGCTGAACTACAGCGAAACGCTTTCGGCTGCTGCTGGTTACTCCATGGAAGAAGCCAAGGAGCAGACCATCGAGGCCGGCAACTACATTCTCGTTTACGAGGGTGCCGTGCTCGAAGGCTGGGACGGCCAGGCCCTGCGCGTGGCTGATAAGCCTGGTACCGAGCATTTGGTCGAGGCAGCCAAGAACGCCAATGCCGTTGTCGCCCTGGGTTCCTGCGCCACGAATGGTGGCTGGATGGCGGCTCATTCCGCGGTGAGCGCCGAGGTTGGCGCCACGGGCGTCCAGAAGTACCTGAAGGAAGTCGGCATCGACACGCCCGTCATCAACGTGCCTGGTTGTCCGCCGAATCCCGAATGGCTCGTTGCCATCCTGGTCGACGTTGTCCTTCTGAAGGTTCTTCCGGAACTGAATGCGGAAAACAAGCCTGCGGTCATCTTTAACCAGACCATTCACGACAATTGCCAGCGTCGTGGCCACTTCGAGAACGGTGAATTCGTTTACCAGTTCGGCAGCGAAGAGGAGAAGAAGGGCTACTGCCTGTACGCCGTGGGTTGCCGCGGTCCTCAGACGAAGTCCAATTGCGGTGTTGTTCGCTACAACCATCGTCGTAGCTGGTGCGTGGAAGCTGGCGCTCCCTGCATCGGTTGCTGCGAGGCGAACCCGAACGATCCCGGCGATAACTGGGTCGAGGTTAACACGCCGTTCTTCAAGCGTCATCGCGACCTGCGCATTGGCGACTGGATGGTGCAGCCCGAAACCATCGCGGTTGGCCTTACCGCCATCGTGGCCGCCGGTATTGCCGTTCACGGCTTCGGCATCAAGGCTTCTGGCCGCATGAAGGGCAAGGTCAAGTTTGAGGCCAAGCGCGCCGTCGACGCTAAGCGTCCCGGTACGTCGGGCGCCGACTACGACCAGGAGAAGACCATCCTCAACGCCGATGGCACCACTACTACGCTTTCCGCCGAGGAATTCCAGCAGAAGATGGAAGCCGATTACCAGGCGAAAGTTGAAGAGCTCAAGAATAGGAAAGGGGGCAACTAAAACATGGCACGTACAGTAATCGACCCGATTACCCGTATCGAGGGTCACCTGCGTGTGGAAATGGAAGTCGAAGACGGCGTCGTTACCGATGCATGGGTCTCCGGCGGCTGCTTCCGCGGCATGGAGCTGGTTGTGCGCGATCGCGCTCCCGAAGATGCTGCAATGATCGTGCAGCGCATCTGCGGCGTTTGCCCTGTCTCTCACGCGCATGCTTCCACGCTTGCCGCCGAGAAGGCATATGGCATCACCATTTCGAACAACGCCCGCATCATTCGCAACCTCGTCGAAGGTGCCCAGTTCCTGCATAGCCACATCCTGTGGTTCTACAACCTGGCTGCCCTCGACTACGTGAACCCGCTGCATGCTCTGGAAGCCAACCCGGCCGATGCCTGGGATCTGGCCACCGCTGCCGGCACTTCCACGAACACCGACTTCAAGGCCCTGCAAGAGCGCCTTACCACGTTCGCGGAGAACAAGCAGCTGTCCATCTTCAGCGGCAACTGGTTCGATTCCGAGAACTCGCAGGGCTACAAGCTGCCCGCCGAGCTCGACCTCATTTGCACCGCGCATTACCTCGAAGCCCTCACCATGCAGTCGAAGGCTTCCGAGATCGCCGCGCTGCTGGGCGGCAAGATGCCGCACATCATGACGAGCACGCCTGGTGGCACGATGTTCTATCCCACCGAGGAGAAGCTCGACGACCTGTGGTCCCTCGTCAACGAGGTGTACGACTGGGTCAAGGCAACCATGATTCCCGACACGCTGGCCATTGCTCCCTATTACGCCGACGCATTCAACTTCGGCAAGGGCTGCGGTCGCTACGTGGCATGGGGCGTTTTCGAAGATGCAAGCTTCGATATGAACAAGCGCTACCTGCCCGCTGGCGTTCTGGGCGACGGTCTGAAGCTTTCCGACGTCGACGAGTCCAAGATCAAGGAATACGTTGGCCATTCCTGGTACAAGGGCGATTCCGACCTCAACCCGCTTGAGGGCGTTACCGAACCCGAGTTCACGGAATACAACACCGATGATCGTTACACCTGGTGCAAGGCTCCTTCGTACGATGGTCAGTGCATGGAAGCCGGTTCGTTCTCCCGTCTGCTCGTTGCCTACAAGCGCAATGTCAGCTTCATCGTCGACCAGATCGACGGCCTGCTGGAAACGCTGGGCGTTCCGGGTCAGCTGGAAATCCTGCAGTCCACGCTTGGCCGTACGGCTGCTCGCCAGATCGAGACGCTCTACATCGCTGGCCTCATGAAGGAATGGGTCCAGGAGCTTATCGAGGCCGTGAAGGGTGGCGACTCGGAGTACTTCCGCACGCCTTCCACCACGACTGGCCAGGGTACGGGCTTCTGGGAGGCTCCGCGTGGTGCTCTCTACCACACGGAAAAGGTCTCCAACGGCAAGATCACCGATTACCAGATCATCATTCCCACGACGTGGAACATCGCTCCGCACGATGCCGACGGCGTTCCCGGTCCCATGGAGCAGGCCTGCATCGGCGTTCCCGTGGGCGACATGGAAAAGCCCATCAACGTGCTGCGTACCGTTCACAGTTTCGACCCCTGCACCGCTTGCGCAGTGCACATCACGGAGCCCAAGACGGGCAAGACCTTCAAGACGGTTACGAGCCCTTGGGGGGTGAAGTAAGATGGCCGAACTCGCACACTACAAGGACGCACATCCGCTGCCGTTCGTCATCACGCACTACGTGAACCTCATTTCGATGATTCTGCTCATTCTCAGTGGCTTCATCATTCACTTCCCGTACCTGCCCGCCATCATGGGCATTTGCCGCGGCGTGCATATCTTCTGCGGCATCGTGCTGGTTGTGAACTGCATCGTGCGCGTTATCCTGGCGTTCGTGCTGGATTCCGCTCCCGTTGGCGGCACGCGTCAGAAGGTTAAGGACATCAAGTCCTTCCTTCCGCAGGCCGACAACAAGGGTCAGCTCATCCCGTGGATCAAGTTCTACCTGTTCATCCAGAAGGACCATCCGTTCTCGGGTAAGTTCAACCCGCTGCAGAAGATGGCGTACGACCTCATTCCTCTGCTCATCCTGTTCATGGGCTATACGGGCTTCTGCCTGTGGTCGGTTACGGCTGACATGCCCATCTTCGCTGCTGGCACTGCAGCCATGGGTGGCCTTATGAGCGTTCGCATCATTCACTACTTCATGATGTTCGTTTTCATCATCTTCATGATTATCCATGTGTACATGGCCGTCATCGAAGGTGGCAAGCCGCTCATGAAGCTCATGTTCGCTCGCAAGGAGCATGGTGGCCTTACCTACGATATCAACGTTCACGATATCTCGGGCGAGGATCACACCGTCTAGGATTTCCTTCCTGGATTCTTTCTTGAAGGGGGCCTTCGGGCTCCCTTCTTTTTCCAGGCGGCTGATATGCTGTCTTCTAGGTTACGACGCGAAGATATGGGGTTTGCCATGAGCGAATACGAGGGCCTTACCGACGAGCAGGTGGAGCGCGAACGTGCGCTGCTCAAGGGCGTGCCCGTTTTGAATCTGGGGGCCTTGTTTCTGCCGCCCATTTGGGGTCCCGCCCATGGCATGTGGTGGACGATCGTGTTCTATCCCATTTGGGCGCTTGCTGACTCGTTGTTCTACTACGCCTATGCATCTGTCTCGGGCGTGGGGGAGAGCAGTCCGCTTGCCGTTGTGGCTGCCGTCGTTGTTCTTCTGCTGCTCACTGCCTTTACCTTCGCCTTTGCGCGACTGGCTCAGCCTGCCGCCCTGCATCGCGCCTTGGAGCATAAGGGCATGCGTAAGAGCGAGTATCTTCGCCGCGAACGCATCTGGGCGGTGGCTTCCGTGGTTGCGGGGTGCATTCTGCTTGCGTTGGCTACCTATTACAACGTCGTCGTGAAAGTGTCTCTGTAAGGTTTGCCATGAAGATTGCCGTGTTTTGCGTTGGTAACAAGCTCATGCTTGATGATGGCATTGGGCCTGCCGTGTACGACGAATTGTCCGCGTACGAGTTCTCTTCCGATGTGGAGTTGTTTGACGTTGGCTGCATGAGCATGGATTATCTGAATGCCGTCCAGGCGTTCGACCTGATCATTACCGTTGACGCCCTTGATGGAACAGGCGGCGAACCGGGTACCATCTTCCGCTTCGAGCCCGATGATATGGCTCCGCGTCCGTTTGGGGCGCAGTCTCTTCACGACCTGAAGCTATCCGATCTGTTCGAGACGGCCAAGCTGTTGGGCTACCAGGCCCAGGGCGTGTGTCTGGGTATGCAGGTGGCTAACGCCGAGCCTGCCGAGTTGACCGTCGGCCTCACTCCCCGCGTGTCAGAAAAGCTTAATGACCTGGTTGATTGCGTTCTTGCCGAACTCGTTCGCGTGGGGCAGGTCATTCGACTGCGCGAAACGGGCCAGCAGGTTGCCCCAGGCTGGCATCATACGAGCGTTTCTGCGTAGCGGTTACGCCTCGCAGCTGGGGCAGAGGTCGCATACGGGGCAATCCGCGCAGAGCGGGTTGCGCGCGCGGCAGTATTCCCTGCCAAAGTGCACCCACTGATGGTTGATGAACAGCCAATCGGGTTGCTCGTATACGCGCATGAGCGCGCGTTCGGTCTTTTCGGGCGTATCGGCCGAAGGTCCTGCCAGCTTCAGTCGGTGAGCGATTCTGTAGACGTGCGTGTCAACGGCTATGCCTTGGGGGTTGCGAAACGCCTCGCACATGACCACGTTGGCCGTTTTTCGTCCGACGCCGGGGAGCTTCTGCAGTTGGTCCATGTCGTTGGGCACGATGCTGTCGAATTCGGAGGCTAGAATCCTTCCCAGTTGCACGAGGTGCTTCGCTTTGGAGCGGAAGAACCCCAGCGAGTGAATGATTTCCTCGACGCTTTCGATGGAAGCGGCTCCAAGGGCTGCAGGTGTGGGGTATTTCTCGAAGAGGGCGGGCGTTACCCTATTCACGGCCGCATCGGTGCATTGGGCGGAAAGCACCACGGCGACAACCAGTTGAAATGGGGTTTCGTAATCGAGTGAACATTCTCCGTCGCCGTAGCGCTCATGCATGCGCTCCTCGATGAGCTTTGCGCGTTCGCGTTTCGCTGCCATTGTCTCGCGTGGCATGGCCATCCTTTCCGCAGTTCCATAGGTTTATTGTACGACGGCTCTATGGGCTTTGCGGGGTGTCGGGCATTAATCGCCGTCCACGATATAATGGGCTTGCCGCATATGCGGCTTTTTCAGGTTAGTCGAAAGGCGCATCTATGCTCATTGACGCACTCGTACATCCGCTTTCCCGTTGCGAAGATATGCAGCAGTTCTGGGGCAAGCTCGATTCGGGCGAAGATGCGGCTCTGGGCATAGCCTCTTCTGCCAGGCCCTTCATGGTGGCTTCCCGCTTCGCGCGCACGCCACAGCCAACGCTCGTCATCATTGCCGGGGAGGAGGCTGCCGACGACTTCGCTCGCAACCTTGGCGCATACGTCGGGGAAGAACGCGTGCTTCGCTTTCGCGAGCGCGACGATTATCCCTTCGGCGAAAAGGAGGCGGATGCGCGCAAAGTGGCCCAGCGGATGGAATCGCTCTGGTCGCTTGCGCATGGACGCGAATGCATCGTTGTCGCCTCCGCGCGTTCGCTTCTTCGAAAGATGCCTCCGGCGGGAAATCCCTTTTACGAGCCCATCGAGCTTTCGGTGGGTGCCGAGGCTTCGGCATTTCTGCGTGACGAGTCTGCGACGTTTGAGAGCTTCCCGCTCGCGTTGGAAACGGCTGGCTATGTTAATACAGGCGATTTGGAGGGGCCTGGCACGTATGCCGTGCATGGTGGCACCATTGACGTGTATCCGGGGAATCTCTCCTTTCCTGTTCGAATCGACTTCTTTGGTGATGAGATAGACGAGATTCGTCGTATCGTGCCATCTACGGGGCAGACCATTGCCACGTTGGAGGATGTTCGCATTTTCCCCATTCGCGAATATGCTCCCAGCAATCGTGCCATTGCTCGAGCCCGGAAGGCGCTTCTGAATCCCGCGAAGACCAACCCGGTGCTGCGCGAATTGCTCGACAAGCTCGAGGGTGGTGTTACCGACGCCCAATCGGCGGCGTTGCTGCCGTACCTCTATGATCGGACCGATACGCTCGGTGCGTTTCTCGATGCGACGTGCCTGACGGTGCTCATTGAACCGCGTTCGCTTATCGATGACGCCCTGCATGCCTATGACGATATTCTCGCCCGTGCGCAAGGTTCGTCTATTTCCCCTGATGGGTTGTATTGCCCTGCAGCAAAGCTCGATTTCGGCTCAAACCAGCGATGCACGTATCAGTCAATCATGCGTATTGGCCAAGAGCTTGATGCACAGCTTCCCGTGAAGCGAACCGATGTGGCGGGGAATTCGGAAAAGCTCTTTGGCAAGCTCATGAGCTTGTCGAATGCCGATTTCACGGTCGTTTTTAGCGTGCCCAATTTCCGGGCCAGGCAGGATATGAAACTTGCCCTGGTGGATAGGGGCATTCCCATCGTGGAGACGCTTGATGCCGATGATGCCAACGTCGAGCGCCTGAAGCGTGGCGTGGTGAACGTGGTGGACGTGGACATCCCGCTGGGGCTGATTATCCCCAAGGCGAAGCTTGCCCTGGTGAGCATTGCCGATACTCAGGGCGCTGGTTCGTTGCGTACGCATAGGCGCATCGACATCACCGAAGTCACGTTTCCCTTTAAGCCGGGCGATTATGTCGTGCATTCGGCGCATGGCGTCGCCTTGTTCAAGGAGCTCGTGCGTCAGGAGGTCGGTGGCGTCCTGCGCGACTACCTGCTGTTGGAATACGCTGAAGACGACAAGCTCTACGTTCCCGTGGAGCAGCTCGACCGCGTTACCCGCTACGTGGGCCCCGAGGGTAGCAGCCCGCGCTTGACGCGTCTGAACACGAGCGATTGGTCGCGGGCGCTCAATCGCGCGCGCAAGGCGAGCAAGAAGCTTGCCTTCGATCTGGTGGATGTCTATACGCGTCGTGCGGCTACGCAGGGATATCGCTATTCTGCCGATACTCCTTGGATGCGCGAGATGGAGAGCGATTTCCCGTATCAGGAAACGCCTGATCAGCTTGCGGCTATCGCCGACGTGAAGGCGGATATGCAGTCGGCGCGCCCCATGGATAGGCTCGTGTGTGGCGACGTGGGCTTTGGCAAGACGGAAGTCGCCCTACGTGCCGCATTCAAGGCGACGCAGGACAAAAAGCAGGTAATGGTGCTTTGCCCCACAACCATTTTGGCACAGCAGCATTACACCACGTTCAAAGACCGCTTCGACGCATATGGCGTTACGGTAGAAGTGCTTTCTCGATTCCGCACGCCCGCACAGCAGAAGGCGGCTCTCGCAGGATTCGCCGATGGCTCGGTGCAGGTGCTCGTGGGCACGCATCGTCTGCTCTCTCGCGACGTGAACCCTTACGATCTGGGCTTGGTCATCATCGACGAGGAGCAGCGTTTTGGCGTGGGGCACAAGGAGCAGCTGAAGAACCTTCGCGAGAGCATCGACGTGCTCACGCTCTCGGCTACGCCGATTCCGCGCACCATGCAGATGTCGCTTTCCGGCGTGCGCGACATGAGCCTCATTCTTACGCCGCCTGACGATCGTCGCCCCGTTGAGGTGCATGTGGGCGAGTGGGACCCCGATGTGGTCAGCGACGCCATTCGACGTGAAATGGCCCGCGGTGGCCAGGTGTATTACGTGAGCAACCGCGTGCGCGGCCTCGATGATGCCGTGGCACGCGTAGCTCAGGCCGCTCCCGAGGCGCGCGTGGGAGTTGCCCACGGCAAGCTTACCAAGGAGCAGCTCGAAAGCGTCATGGAGGATTTCGCTGCCGCGGAAATCGATGTTCTCGTGGCTACGACCATCATCGAGAGCGGCATTGACAACCCTCATACGAACACCCTCGTCATCGAGGATTCTCAGCGTCTTGGCTTGGCTCAGATGTACCAGCTCAAGGGCAGGGTTGGGCGTAGCAACCTCCAAGCCTATGCCTACTTCATGTTCCCCGAGCATATGACGCTTACCGAAGAGGCCACGGCGCGCCTCGAGGCGATTAACGAGCATCAGGAGCTTGGCAGTGGCATGCGCGTCGCCATGCGCGACCTTGAGATTCGCGGTGCGGGTAGTTTGCTTGGCGCCGAACAGAGCGGCAATATGAGCGCCGTCGGCTTCGACTTGTTTGCCCAGATGCTTGCCGAGGCGGTGAACGCCACGCGCGAAGGCAGGGTGGAGAAGAGCGATCTTCTGCCGGCCGCCCTTTCTGACATCACCGTCAACGTGCCCGCTCATACGTATATTCCCGAGGAATACATCCCCGATGCCGACGAACGCGTGATGCTGTATCGCAAGGCGGCGTTTGCCGAGGAAGTGGAAGTCGTCGACGAGCTCGAGGAGCAGACGCGCAAGCGTCACCCCGACATGCCGCAAGCGACCATCAACTTCTTCATGAAGGCGCGCGTGAAGGCGCTAGCGAACGACATGCACGTGAAGACGGTCTCGGTGGTGGGCGGCAAGCTCAACGTGGAACCGGTCCCCAAGCCCGAAGGCGATCTGTGGCTTTCGCTTCGTCGCGCGAAGGCGCGCTACGTTACGCAGACGAGCAAGCTCCAGGTTCCCATGAAGTACTTCGCGCTTTCCGATGACGTTGCCTTGCTTGATGCTGTGTATGCGCTTTTGCGTGATTTGAGAGGTCAGCGTCGCGCTTAGTACACCCGCTGGTTTATTGTGCCGGCTCCCGCTGGGCTTTTCCATTTCGGGTCGGTTACGAACAAGCCTGTTGCCTGGGGAAATGCTACAATGTCCCCACGCGAAAACGCGCCCCTTAATTCTATCGAAAGGATTATCATGGCCATCTTCCAGCGCATTACCGACATCTTGAAGGCGAACATCAACGATATGCTCGACAAGGCAGAGGACCCCGAGAAGATGGTCAAGCAGATCATCATCGAAATGAGCGAACAGGTCGATTCTGCTACCGAGGCGCTTGGCCAGGCCATGGGTTCACAGAAGCTTGCCGCTCGCCAGCTTGAAGAAGCGAAGCGTGCTTCCGCCGATTGGCAGCAGAAGGCCGAGCTTGCTCTGAAGAGTGGCAACGAGGAACTTGCGCGTCGCGCCCTCGATTCCAAGGTTGGCGTCGATCGTCAGATCGCCGAAATGCAGCAGCAGTACGATGCACTC
This genomic stretch from Denitrobacterium detoxificans harbors:
- a CDS encoding hydrogenase maturation protease; this encodes MKIAVFCVGNKLMLDDGIGPAVYDELSAYEFSSDVELFDVGCMSMDYLNAVQAFDLIITVDALDGTGGEPGTIFRFEPDDMAPRPFGAQSLHDLKLSDLFETAKLLGYQAQGVCLGMQVANAEPAELTVGLTPRVSEKLNDLVDCVLAELVRVGQVIRLRETGQQVAPGWHHTSVSA
- the nth gene encoding endonuclease III, which codes for MAAKRERAKLIEERMHERYGDGECSLDYETPFQLVVAVVLSAQCTDAAVNRVTPALFEKYPTPAALGAASIESVEEIIHSLGFFRSKAKHLVQLGRILASEFDSIVPNDMDQLQKLPGVGRKTANVVMCEAFRNPQGIAVDTHVYRIAHRLKLAGPSADTPEKTERALMRVYEQPDWLFINHQWVHFGREYCRARNPLCADCPVCDLCPSCEA
- the mfd gene encoding transcription-repair coupling factor, with the protein product MLIDALVHPLSRCEDMQQFWGKLDSGEDAALGIASSARPFMVASRFARTPQPTLVIIAGEEAADDFARNLGAYVGEERVLRFRERDDYPFGEKEADARKVAQRMESLWSLAHGRECIVVASARSLLRKMPPAGNPFYEPIELSVGAEASAFLRDESATFESFPLALETAGYVNTGDLEGPGTYAVHGGTIDVYPGNLSFPVRIDFFGDEIDEIRRIVPSTGQTIATLEDVRIFPIREYAPSNRAIARARKALLNPAKTNPVLRELLDKLEGGVTDAQSAALLPYLYDRTDTLGAFLDATCLTVLIEPRSLIDDALHAYDDILARAQGSSISPDGLYCPAAKLDFGSNQRCTYQSIMRIGQELDAQLPVKRTDVAGNSEKLFGKLMSLSNADFTVVFSVPNFRARQDMKLALVDRGIPIVETLDADDANVERLKRGVVNVVDVDIPLGLIIPKAKLALVSIADTQGAGSLRTHRRIDITEVTFPFKPGDYVVHSAHGVALFKELVRQEVGGVLRDYLLLEYAEDDKLYVPVEQLDRVTRYVGPEGSSPRLTRLNTSDWSRALNRARKASKKLAFDLVDVYTRRAATQGYRYSADTPWMREMESDFPYQETPDQLAAIADVKADMQSARPMDRLVCGDVGFGKTEVALRAAFKATQDKKQVMVLCPTTILAQQHYTTFKDRFDAYGVTVEVLSRFRTPAQQKAALAGFADGSVQVLVGTHRLLSRDVNPYDLGLVIIDEEQRFGVGHKEQLKNLRESIDVLTLSATPIPRTMQMSLSGVRDMSLILTPPDDRRPVEVHVGEWDPDVVSDAIRREMARGGQVYYVSNRVRGLDDAVARVAQAAPEARVGVAHGKLTKEQLESVMEDFAAAEIDVLVATTIIESGIDNPHTNTLVIEDSQRLGLAQMYQLKGRVGRSNLQAYAYFMFPEHMTLTEEATARLEAINEHQELGSGMRVAMRDLEIRGAGSLLGAEQSGNMSAVGFDLFAQMLAEAVNATREGRVEKSDLLPAALSDITVNVPAHTYIPEEYIPDADERVMLYRKAAFAEEVEVVDELEEQTRKRHPDMPQATINFFMKARVKALANDMHVKTVSVVGGKLNVEPVPKPEGDLWLSLRRAKARYVTQTSKLQVPMKYFALSDDVALLDAVYALLRDLRGQRRA
- a CDS encoding hydrogenase small subunit — protein: MEKEATYSELEKMLEARGVTRRSFMKLCGAVAAAAGVSSLTVAQVASALEQSVIGAKEGNLYPVIWIEGASCTGCTEAFAQIDEPDPATVVLELISLNYSETLSAAAGYSMEEAKEQTIEAGNYILVYEGAVLEGWDGQALRVADKPGTEHLVEAAKNANAVVALGSCATNGGWMAAHSAVSAEVGATGVQKYLKEVGIDTPVINVPGCPPNPEWLVAILVDVVLLKVLPELNAENKPAVIFNQTIHDNCQRRGHFENGEFVYQFGSEEEKKGYCLYAVGCRGPQTKSNCGVVRYNHRRSWCVEAGAPCIGCCEANPNDPGDNWVEVNTPFFKRHRDLRIGDWMVQPETIAVGLTAIVAAGIAVHGFGIKASGRMKGKVKFEAKRAVDAKRPGTSGADYDQEKTILNADGTTTTLSAEEFQQKMEADYQAKVEELKNRKGGN
- a CDS encoding PspA/IM30 family protein, with product MAIFQRITDILKANINDMLDKAEDPEKMVKQIIIEMSEQVDSATEALGQAMGSQKLAARQLEEAKRASADWQQKAELALKSGNEELARRALDSKVGVDRQIAEMQQQYDALSAQVDKLKDQVKVLKQKLDEARARQDILIARSRMADAQQGVATAVGAASSTSAFSKLDKLEQKVAQKEATAEAFTELNGMNVDPTEDEFAKLQHAADVDAEMAALKAKLGM
- a CDS encoding viscotoxin-A3, giving the protein MSEYEGLTDEQVERERALLKGVPVLNLGALFLPPIWGPAHGMWWTIVFYPIWALADSLFYYAYASVSGVGESSPLAVVAAVVVLLLLTAFTFAFARLAQPAALHRALEHKGMRKSEYLRRERIWAVASVVAGCILLALATYYNVVVKVSL
- a CDS encoding nickel-dependent hydrogenase large subunit, with amino-acid sequence MARTVIDPITRIEGHLRVEMEVEDGVVTDAWVSGGCFRGMELVVRDRAPEDAAMIVQRICGVCPVSHAHASTLAAEKAYGITISNNARIIRNLVEGAQFLHSHILWFYNLAALDYVNPLHALEANPADAWDLATAAGTSTNTDFKALQERLTTFAENKQLSIFSGNWFDSENSQGYKLPAELDLICTAHYLEALTMQSKASEIAALLGGKMPHIMTSTPGGTMFYPTEEKLDDLWSLVNEVYDWVKATMIPDTLAIAPYYADAFNFGKGCGRYVAWGVFEDASFDMNKRYLPAGVLGDGLKLSDVDESKIKEYVGHSWYKGDSDLNPLEGVTEPEFTEYNTDDRYTWCKAPSYDGQCMEAGSFSRLLVAYKRNVSFIVDQIDGLLETLGVPGQLEILQSTLGRTAARQIETLYIAGLMKEWVQELIEAVKGGDSEYFRTPSTTTGQGTGFWEAPRGALYHTEKVSNGKITDYQIIIPTTWNIAPHDADGVPGPMEQACIGVPVGDMEKPINVLRTVHSFDPCTACAVHITEPKTGKTFKTVTSPWGVK
- a CDS encoding cytochrome b/b6 domain-containing protein; its protein translation is MAELAHYKDAHPLPFVITHYVNLISMILLILSGFIIHFPYLPAIMGICRGVHIFCGIVLVVNCIVRVILAFVLDSAPVGGTRQKVKDIKSFLPQADNKGQLIPWIKFYLFIQKDHPFSGKFNPLQKMAYDLIPLLILFMGYTGFCLWSVTADMPIFAAGTAAMGGLMSVRIIHYFMMFVFIIFMIIHVYMAVIEGGKPLMKLMFARKEHGGLTYDINVHDISGEDHTV